The Alosa sapidissima isolate fAloSap1 chromosome 8, fAloSap1.pri, whole genome shotgun sequence genome contains a region encoding:
- the LOC121715454 gene encoding CD209 antigen-like protein C isoform X3: protein MRMEMEDYNDHYHRKDNREILNTSANAGSNQLRACRIVGVSFGLLCLLQVTLNITLRLLYINNLTNDGQECQMGYGSLVEERDRLHKELDDLVGWKSFQSSLYFFSIEDRNWTMSRKDCRQRGADLVIINSKEEQEFISARVRDTWIGLTDSDIEGEWRWVDGTLPITKFWMENEPNNAVKGEDCVKTYGKQWNDAQCSLHFRWTCERQI from the exons ATGCGTATGGAGATGGAAGACTATAATGATCATTATCACAGAAAAGACAACAGAGAGATTTTGAACACATCAGCAAATGCAGGATCAAACCAGCTGAGAG CCTGCCGTATAGTTGGAGTGTCCTTTGGGCTGCTGTGTCTCCTTCAAGTGACTCTGAACATCACTCTGCGTCTCCTCT ACATCAACAACCTGACCAATGACGGACAGGAGTGTCAGATGGGATACGGCTCGCTGGTTGAA GAAAGAGACAGGCTTCATAAGGAGCTTGATGACCTGG TGGGATGGAAGAGTTTCCAATCCAGCCTCTATTTCTTCTCCATTGAGGACAGAAACTGGACTATGTCCAGGAAGGACTGTAGACAGAGAGGAGCTGACCTGGTGATTATCAACAGCAAAgaggaacag GAGTTCATCTCAGCACGTGTCCGTGACACCTGGATTGGCCTGACAGACAGTGACATAGAGGGGGAGTGGAGGTGGGTTGATGGGACTCTACCAATCACAAA GTTCTGGATGGAAAATGAACCCAACAATGCTGTTAAGGGTGAAGACTGTGTCAAGACTTATGGAAAACAATGGAATGATGCACAATGCTCACTACACTTTAGATGGACTTGTGAAAGACAAATATAG
- the LOC121715454 gene encoding CD209 antigen-like protein D isoform X2, protein MRMEMEDYNDHYHRKDNREILNTSANAGSNQLRACRIVGVSFGLLCLLQVTLNITLRLLYINNLTNDGQECQMGYGSLVEERDLLLTNYTKMSEVTELLLINYTTLADERDRLHKELDDLVGWKSFQSSLYFFSIEDRNWTMSRKDCRQRGADLVIINSKEEQEFISARVRDTWIGLTDSDIEGEWRFWMENEPNNAVKGEDCVKTYGKQWNDAQCSLHFRWTCERQI, encoded by the exons ATGCGTATGGAGATGGAAGACTATAATGATCATTATCACAGAAAAGACAACAGAGAGATTTTGAACACATCAGCAAATGCAGGATCAAACCAGCTGAGAG CCTGCCGTATAGTTGGAGTGTCCTTTGGGCTGCTGTGTCTCCTTCAAGTGACTCTGAACATCACTCTGCGTCTCCTCT ACATCAACAACCTGACCAATGACGGACAGGAGTGTCAGATGGGATACGGCTCGCTGGTTGAAGAAAGAGACCTTTTGCTGACCAATTACACCAAAATGTCTGAAGTAACAGAGCTGTTACTAATCAACTACACCACTCTGGCTGATGAAAGAGACAGGCTTCATAAGGAGCTTGATGACCTGG TGGGATGGAAGAGTTTCCAATCCAGCCTCTATTTCTTCTCCATTGAGGACAGAAACTGGACTATGTCCAGGAAGGACTGTAGACAGAGAGGAGCTGACCTGGTGATTATCAACAGCAAAgaggaacag GAGTTCATCTCAGCACGTGTCCGTGACACCTGGATTGGCCTGACAGACAGTGACATAGAGGGGGAGTGGAG GTTCTGGATGGAAAATGAACCCAACAATGCTGTTAAGGGTGAAGACTGTGTCAAGACTTATGGAAAACAATGGAATGATGCACAATGCTCACTACACTTTAGATGGACTTGTGAAAGACAAATATAG
- the LOC121715454 gene encoding C-type lectin domain family 12 member B-like isoform X4 → MRMEMEDYNDHYHRKDNREILNTSANAGSNQLRACRIVGVSFGLLCLLQVTLNITLRLLYINNLTNDGQECQMGYGSLVEERDLLLTNYTKMSEVTELLLINYTTLADERDRLHKELDDLVGWKSFQSSLYFFSIEDRNWTMSRKDCRQRGADLVIINSKEEQVLDGK, encoded by the exons ATGCGTATGGAGATGGAAGACTATAATGATCATTATCACAGAAAAGACAACAGAGAGATTTTGAACACATCAGCAAATGCAGGATCAAACCAGCTGAGAG CCTGCCGTATAGTTGGAGTGTCCTTTGGGCTGCTGTGTCTCCTTCAAGTGACTCTGAACATCACTCTGCGTCTCCTCT ACATCAACAACCTGACCAATGACGGACAGGAGTGTCAGATGGGATACGGCTCGCTGGTTGAAGAAAGAGACCTTTTGCTGACCAATTACACCAAAATGTCTGAAGTAACAGAGCTGTTACTAATCAACTACACCACTCTGGCTGATGAAAGAGACAGGCTTCATAAGGAGCTTGATGACCTGG TGGGATGGAAGAGTTTCCAATCCAGCCTCTATTTCTTCTCCATTGAGGACAGAAACTGGACTATGTCCAGGAAGGACTGTAGACAGAGAGGAGCTGACCTGGTGATTATCAACAGCAAAgaggaacag GTTCTGGATGGAAAATGA
- the LOC121715454 gene encoding CD209 antigen-like protein D isoform X1, with amino-acid sequence MRMEMEDYNDHYHRKDNREILNTSANAGSNQLRACRIVGVSFGLLCLLQVTLNITLRLLYINNLTNDGQECQMGYGSLVEERDLLLTNYTKMSEVTELLLINYTTLADERDRLHKELDDLVGWKSFQSSLYFFSIEDRNWTMSRKDCRQRGADLVIINSKEEQEFISARVRDTWIGLTDSDIEGEWRWVDGTLPITKFWMENEPNNAVKGEDCVKTYGKQWNDAQCSLHFRWTCERQI; translated from the exons ATGCGTATGGAGATGGAAGACTATAATGATCATTATCACAGAAAAGACAACAGAGAGATTTTGAACACATCAGCAAATGCAGGATCAAACCAGCTGAGAG CCTGCCGTATAGTTGGAGTGTCCTTTGGGCTGCTGTGTCTCCTTCAAGTGACTCTGAACATCACTCTGCGTCTCCTCT ACATCAACAACCTGACCAATGACGGACAGGAGTGTCAGATGGGATACGGCTCGCTGGTTGAAGAAAGAGACCTTTTGCTGACCAATTACACCAAAATGTCTGAAGTAACAGAGCTGTTACTAATCAACTACACCACTCTGGCTGATGAAAGAGACAGGCTTCATAAGGAGCTTGATGACCTGG TGGGATGGAAGAGTTTCCAATCCAGCCTCTATTTCTTCTCCATTGAGGACAGAAACTGGACTATGTCCAGGAAGGACTGTAGACAGAGAGGAGCTGACCTGGTGATTATCAACAGCAAAgaggaacag GAGTTCATCTCAGCACGTGTCCGTGACACCTGGATTGGCCTGACAGACAGTGACATAGAGGGGGAGTGGAGGTGGGTTGATGGGACTCTACCAATCACAAA GTTCTGGATGGAAAATGAACCCAACAATGCTGTTAAGGGTGAAGACTGTGTCAAGACTTATGGAAAACAATGGAATGATGCACAATGCTCACTACACTTTAGATGGACTTGTGAAAGACAAATATAG